The sequence TTCAACAGAAATAACAAATAACTCAGTATTAGAAAAAAATAAAAATTATTCTAATAATGCTAATTTTTTTAAAAAAAAAAGAAGTGCGTCAGATGATATATTTCAAAAAATAGATTCTTCTAAACTGGATAATTCTGTTTTTATGTCCGTTCCTTTACATTTAACTGTAGAATTAGGAAAAAAGAAAATTACTATTCAAGAATTATTACAATTATCAAATGGTTCTATTTTAGCATTAGAAGATAAAGTAGATGAGCCATTAAATATTTTTGTAAATAATTTTTTAATTGCTTTAGGAGAATTGGTTGTTCATAATAATAAATATGGTGTTCGTATTATAAAGTTGATGTCTAATCAAATAAAATAAAGTTATTTTAATTCAATATGATATGGATAGTTTTATGAAATTATTTAATTTAATTCAATTAAAATCTATATATATATTCAATCATGCAATTTTAAAAAAATACATAGGTGTCAGTAGTATGATTAGCGTTTTATTATACATTTTAGGAATATTTTTGTTTTTATTTGTTTTAGTTAAAATATTTAGATTATTTAATCATAAAAGTAATATGAACAATTATATGTATATAACTGATCGAATTTACTTAAATTCTACTCAGTATGTTTGTATATTAAATATCAATAATATGCGATTATTATTGAGCGTTACTAATAGTGCAATTAATTTAATACATATTTTACCTCCAAATGAAAATATCATTATTAAAAAGCAAAAACAATATTTTATATTTACTTTATTTTTGAATATTTTTCGATTAATTTTAGGTTTTTTTAGATAAAAGGTATATATATATCAATATATACAATTTTTTTTATTATGTTTTTGATTTTTTTTTAAATCAGGCTCATTAATTAAATGATTAACTTTAATTTAAAGTGGAGTTTATCCTATTGAATATTTCCATTCAATCGTTTCTTTTAGTTTCTTTATTAAGTTTCGTTCCTGCTTGTTTGTTAATGATGACATGTTTTACTCGTATTATTATAGTTTTTAGTTGTTTAAGAAATGCTTTAGGGGTCCCTTATTCTCCTCCTAATCAAGTATTAATCGGATTGTCTTTATTTTTGACATTTTTTGTAATGTCTCCAGTAATAGATAAAATCTATCATACAGCATGTATTCCTTTATATAAAAATGAAATTACTTTAAATTCGGCGATAAAAAAAACTTTAAACCCTTTATGTAGTTTTATGTTAAAGCAAACTCGTAAATCTGATATTTCTATTTTCTGGGGGTTAGCAAAAATACCTTATTCTATGAACAAAGAGAATATTCCGATTCAGATTTTAATTCCAGCATTTATTATTAGTGAATTAAAAACTGCTTTTCAAATTGGATTTACAATTTTTTTGCCTTTTTTGATTGTTGATTTAGTTATTGCTAGTATTTTAATGTCTTTAGGTATGGTAATGATCCCTCCAGCAACTATTTCTTTGCCATTTAAGTTGATTCTTTTTGTTTTATCAGATGGTTGGAGATTATTGGTATTATCTCTCTCAAAGAGTTTTATTATATAAAAGTATATTTTTGGTTGTTATGATGAATAAAATGGGTGTGTATATGAGTCAAGATTTTTTTCTTATATTATTTAAAGATTCAGTAAAATTTGCTTTTTTGTTATCAGCTCCTTGTTTACTAGCATCTTTATTTAGTGGAATTTTAATTAGTTTTTTTCAATCTTCTATGCAGATTAGTGAACAGACACTGTCTTTCATACCAAAAATTATTTCTGTTTTTTTATCATGTATATTTTTTGGTCCATGGATGTTGCAGGTAACCGTAGATTACATAAAAAATATTTTTTATATAATATCGATTTTAAAATAAAGTATTATCATGAATAATTTATTTTTTTGGTTTGCCCCGTTTTTAAGTTATGATGTTATTTTAATTATGATTCGTATTTTTTCATTGTTAATTTATTCTAATATACTGAATTATATAAATATTAATGATTTTTACAAGTTTTTCCTTATTTACTTAGTAAGCAATTTATTTTCTCCATTTATATTTATAGAAAATAAATATCATTTTTGTACTTTAGGTTTTCTCGGTATTGCATTACACCAATTATTTATTGGTATGTTAATGGGTATAGCATGGAAATGTGTTACCGCTTGTATATTTTGCATAGGAGAAATTATTAGCTCACAAATTGGTTTATCATTCTCTATTGTTTTAGATATGAAAAATCAATTCTATTCCTTATTAATTTCCAATTTATTAAATATTTTTTTTTTATTTTCGTTTTTTATTTTAAATTTTCATTTATATTTAGTAATTTTATTTATTAAAAGTTTTTCTATACCTTTCTTCAATAGTATTGATATATATCAGAATGTTTTTTTATCTTTAATAAATTTTTCAAACATTATTTTTTTAAATGCAGTACATTTTTCTATACCAGTATTATTTTTGTTTTTAATTTTGTATATAGCATTTATGATATTTAATCGTTTAGATCCTAATACTTCTTTATTTTCTTCTTTTTCTATTTTTGTTTTATTAGTAGGGATATTTATTTTAAGATATTTTATTTATAATTTATATTTTTTCAGTAGTTTATTAATAAATAATTTACTTAATTATTTAAGTATTTTATTTTTTAAAACGAAATTGAATTAATAACCATATTATTTTTTAAATTTTCAGTATTTTTAAAAATATATTTAATTGGAGATCTTATGATAGATCTCCAGTACTTAAAATTAATACTATTTTGTTTATCTATTTTTTATTTAATTTTTTTTTCTTCGTATAAAACATGTTTTTTTATGATAGGATCATATTTTTTTAATTTTAATTTATTACTTTGATTAATTTTATTTTTAGTAGTGGTGTAATAATGATGACTTCCACTAGATGATATTAATTTTATTTTAACTCTATTACTTTTTGCCATATTTTATCTTCTTATAATATATATTTTTTATATATTTCTGAAATTCCAAATTTATTAATCATACGTAATCCTTTAGCTGATATTCGTATTTTTATTTTTTTTTTCTCTTGTGGTAGCCAAAATGTATGGTATTGTATATTTAAGGAAAATTTTCTTTTAGTAGCATTCATTGCATGTGATCTATTATTTCCTAACATAGTTTTTTTTTTGGTAATTTGACATATTTTTGACATATTTTTCCTATGACTTGTATTTTTTATTTTTTAAGAGATATTTTTGAATTTTATTAATATTTTTTATTATTATTTTTTATATGATATCTATTTATTGCTTTTGTGATTATATATTTAGCTTCTTCAAAATTTTTCCAACCTTTTACCTTAGTCCACTTATTTTTTTCTAGATTTTTATAGTTTTCAAAAAAGTATATAATTTGTTGTTTTAGTGATTTTGATATTTGATCAATATCATGAATTTTTTTATATTCTTTTGTAATTTTTTTATGCGGGACGGCAAGTATTTTTTCGTCATTTCCTGATTCATCTTCCATCTCTAAAACCCCTACAGGGATACATCTAATTACAGATGTAGACTGTATAGGGTATGGAGTAGGTATTAAAACATCTAATGGATCTCCATCTAAAGCGAGAGTTTGATTAATAAATCCATAATTACAAGGATAAAACATATTTGTTGGTATAAATCTATCTACATATAGAGCTTTGAATGATTTATTTATTTCATATTTAATAGGATAAGAGAAAGCTGGAATTTCAATAATTACATATATTTCATGTGGAGCATTTTTTCCAGATGGTATATTATTTATGTTATTCATTTTGTTTTTATTTTTTCCGTTCTGAATATTATAATAACTATATTTTTATACTCAGTTTATTAAAAATATATTTTTTTCGTATTACTATTTTATAGTACTATACTACAGTATAGTCATAATGATAAAAATTATCTTTAAAAATATGTTTTTATTTTTATAAAAAGTATTTTTTTATTCCATGTCATATATAAGTATTATATGTCTTATAATTTTATATGGATTACTTTATTTATATTTTTATTTTGAAATATATGAATTTATAGGGGTTTATCAATGTTATCTTCTTATCATGCGCAACAAGATTTAATTGTTATAAAAAACAATATTCAAGATATGTTATTATATTTAAATAAAATTGTATCCAGTGGAATGATTGAAATAAAAAAAACATATTGTTTTATTTTATCAAGTCGATATGGAATTATTGATAATATAGAATTATATAATTATGTAAATAGTTTAGTCACTACTTATGATAATGGGCGTCAATCTATTGTTTCTTCTAGCGATATTTCTATTAACGGAATTCAAAAATCTATTAATCAATCAGTTAATATAGTTAAATATACACAAATTGATAAAAATTTTGGATTACCTCATTATGATTTATTATTTAAAAATAAAAAAAAAATAAATTTATTTTTTCCACATGTATTTAATTTAGATGAAATTAAGGATTTAGTAAATAAAGTTGATTCATCTGCTTTAAGATTTGATTCTAAAATAATTAATACAGAAGGATCTACTTTTGAATATTTTATTAATGTGCGAGTTTTAGGGAATAGTTTTGGATGGATTGGTACATATTTATCAACATATTATTGTTTATCAAGTTGTGTTGTTGCGGGTCATAATGAATCTATGGAAAGAGATTTTTTTTATACTGTCTCTAGAGATTTTTATGATTTAGATGACCCAGAACGTGTTGGTTGTTCTAGTGCTAAAAAGAGTTTATCTAAATTACACTCTAGAAAAATACACACTCAAATTTCTCCAGTAATATTTATTTCAGATATAGCATACAAGTTATTTAGTTATTTAGTTAGCGCTATTCAAGGTTATTCCGTATATAAAAAATCAACATTTTTATTAAATTTTTTAAATAAGAAAATTTTTCCTAGTTGGTTAGATATTTCTGAAAATCCCTTTTTAGAAAAAGGTCTATCATCTCGTTTATTTGATGGCGAGGGTGTAGCTACAGTTAGAAGAAAAATTGTAGAAAAAGGTATTTTAAAAACATGGTTATTAGATACATATACAGCAAATCAATTAAAAATGAATAGTACTGGTCATTCTGGTGGAATTTGTAATTGGATCGTATCTGGTTTTCAAGAGAACTGTTCATTTAGCGAGCTTTTAATAACAATGAATCGTGGTTTATTAGTTACTGAATTATTAGGTGATGGAGTTAATATTGTTACAGGAAATTATTCTCGAGGAGCCTGTGGCTTCTGGATAGAAGGAGGAAAAATAAAATATCCTGTTCATGAAATTACTATATCTGGTAACTTATTAGATATGTGGAATAATATTTCCTTAATGTCTAATGATGTTAATAAAAAAAATAATATTCATAGTTCATCTGTGTTAATAGATAAAATGCAAATTTCTGGTAATTAAATAAAATTTATCTATAAGATATAATCAATTTGATAATGATTATATCTTTTACAGATTATAAAGTTGATCTATAAGCCGGGTTCTGTTTAAAACAGTCATTTATCTAGATTAACAATCACTCATTAATTCAAGCAGCCTACCCGAAGGGGTATATTATAAGGGACTATATCCTTCTATCTGGCCTTGCTCCTAGTGGAAGTTTACCGTGCCAAAATTGTTACCAATTTTGCGGTGAGCTTTTACCGCACCGTTTCACCTTTTCCTACTACAATATTGTAAATATTAATATGATTTTATAATAGGTAGTTTATTTTCTGTTGTACTAGTCGTAAGATTTCTCTTCCCAGGTGTTACCTGGCACTATGTCCCTACGGAGCCCGGACTTTCCTCTTTTTAATATAAAAATATTAAATAGCGACTGTTCAATCAACTTTTTTAAATTTATTTATAATTGCATTATACAGAATATTTTTAGGATATCCATATATTTTTGAGACAATTTTAATTGCTGAACTTACGGAAGTTTCTTTTTTTATTATATTGATTATTTTAAATATTTTTTTAGGTATAGATTGAATTTTTTTTTCTTTTATACCGTTAATGATGATTGTTATTTCACCTTTTTTCCAGTTATCGTCATTGCTAATTTTATCTAGTATTTTATCTGCTGCTCCTCTTTGAATATTTTCCCATTTTTTTGTTATTTCTTTTGCAACTAATATTTTTCTTTTTTTTCCCATAATTTTTTTAATTAATTTAATAGTATTAATTAATCTTTTGGGTGATTCATATAAAATAATAGTACGTTTTTCTTCACTTAATTTTTTTATTTGATTTTGACATAATTGTTTTTTTTTGGATAAAAAACCTTCGTAGCAAAATTTATTAGATTGCAATCCAGAAGCGCTTAATGCTGTTATAGCTGCGCAAGATCCTGGAAGTGGAACTACACGAATATTATTATCATATGCATATTTAATTAATAAAAATCCAGGATCATTTATAACAGGAGTTCCTGCGTTAGAAACAAGTGCAAGATTATTTCCGTCTTTAAGTATATTAATATAATCTTGAGTTTTTTTTTTTTCATTAATAATATTTAAAGTTAATAATTTGTTTTTAATAAAAAAATAGTTTAATAATATAGAAGTATGTTTTTTGTTTTCTGTGATAATGTAATCTACTTTTTTTAAAATATCAATAGATCGGTATGTTATATCTAAAAGATTACCGATTGGGGTTGGAACAATATATAAGAGTCCTGTTTTATTTTTTTTTTATACATATTTATTTTTTCTTTTATTAAATTGTTTAAACATATAAAAAAATATTATATATATTTATAATAAAATGTATATAATATTTTTTATTATATTGTATATTTTATATATATAATATGATTGATTTTTAATTTAAAGGTTTTTATTATTTTATTGATATAGTTAATATACTTTTACATAAAAAATTTTTATAATTTTTTATATATTTTATAAAAAACATATTTTTTATAAATATTGATTTTTTTATTTAAAATAGGAAGAATTTGATTGAGAAGAATAGTGATTACTGGATTTGGAGTTTGCTCAAGTTTAGGTTGTGTAGAATCAGATATTGTAAAATCATTAAAAGAAGGAATTTCAGGTATATCTTTTTCTAATGAAATGAAAGAGTATGGTTTACGTAGTCATGTATGGGGAAATATTTCTAAAAATAGATTTAATGAGATACCTTACAGGTTATTGAGATTCATGAATTTTTCGTCTATGTATTCGTATATTGCTATGAAAGATTCTATTAGTAATAGTGGTTTATGTAAAAATATATATATGAAAAATCCTAGAGTAGGAGTTATTATTGGATCAGGAAGCAGTTTTATTCCAATTGATTCGTCTTTTATAAAAAAAAAAAAATATTTTTATCCAGTGACTCCATATAGCTTAATTAAGAGTATGCCTTCATCTATTTCAGCTTGTTTAGGTGCTTTTTTTGAAATTTATGGAATAAATTATTCTATTAGTTCAGCTTGCGCAACTTCGGCTCATTGTATTGGAAATGCCTATGAATTAATTTTATCTGGAAAGCAGGATATTATTTTTGCAGGAGGAGGGGAAGAATTAAGCTTGAATTTGGCTCATCAATTTGATGTAATGAGAGTTTTATCTGTAAATTTTAATCAACAGCCAAATTTTTCTTCACGTCCTTTTGATAATAATCGTGATGGATTCGTAATTTCTGGAGGTAGTGGAGTTTTAGTTTTAGAAGAACTTCACTGTGCGTTATCACGAAAAGCTAATATTTATGGTGAAATAATTGGTTATGGATCGACTTGTGATGGAGAAAGTGTTGTGCATCCATCTGGAGATGGATTTGTTCGCTGTATGAGTGAAGCTATAAAAAATATTAATGGTTCAGTTGATTACATTAATGCACATGGTACCTCTACTAAAATTGGAGATATTAAAGAATTAATTGCTATTAAAACTGTTTTTCAAAAATATGGAATCCCGTATATATCGTCTACTAAATCTATTTCCGGTCATTCTTTAGGTGCTTCTGGGGCACAGGAAATGATTTATATTATGTTAATGTTAAAATATAATTTTATTGCTCCTAGTATGAATATTGAATCTTTAGATCCGATTGCTAAAAATATGAATATTGTTCGTAATAGTACAAATTATAATATTAAAATTGCTATGTCTAATAGTTTTGGTTTTGGGGGTACAAATGTAAGTTTAGTTATTAAAAGATATCCTTAATAATAGGAGAATATTCTCTGTTATATAAGTTATGAGTATTTTTTAATATTTTTATTTAGTTTGATGAATTACCTGTATAATATTTAAGATTCTTTTTGTCATGAATTTTATTTAATTCTATAATTAAAATAAATATTTATATTTTTTATATTCGTATATTATTCTAATAATTTTTATTATTAATTATTTTTAAAAGGAAAGATTTATTATGGATCAACTAGAATGTTTAAAGAAACATACCATAGTGGTAGTAGATAGCGGGGATATAGATTGTATCAAGAAATATCGTCCTAATGATGCAACTACAAATCCTACATTAATTTTAAAAAGTGTTTTATCTAAAAAATATGATTATATTATTAATAACGCAGTTCAATATGCACAGAAAAACGGTGGATCTCGATTAAAAAAAAT comes from Buchnera aphidicola (Cinara strobi) and encodes:
- the fliN gene encoding flagellar motor switch protein FliN, whose translation is MKEKNKELNKMDSTEITNNSVLEKNKNYSNNANFFKKKRSASDDIFQKIDSSKLDNSVFMSVPLHLTVELGKKKITIQELLQLSNGSILALEDKVDEPLNIFVNNFLIALGELVVHNNKYGVRIIKLMSNQIK
- the rpmB gene encoding 50S ribosomal protein L28, which translates into the protein MSKICQITKKKTMLGNNRSHAMNATKRKFSLNIQYHTFWLPQEKKKIKIRISAKGLRMINKFGISEIYKKYIL
- a CDS encoding flagellar biosynthetic protein FliO — encoded protein: MKLFNLIQLKSIYIFNHAILKKYIGVSSMISVLLYILGIFLFLFVLVKIFRLFNHKSNMNNYMYITDRIYLNSTQYVCILNINNMRLLLSVTNSAINLIHILPPNENIIIKKQKQYFIFTLFLNIFRLILGFFR
- the rpmG gene encoding 50S ribosomal protein L33 — its product is MAKSNRVKIKLISSSGSHHYYTTTKNKINQSNKLKLKKYDPIIKKHVLYEEKKIK
- a CDS encoding flagellar biosynthetic protein FliR, encoding MNNLFFWFAPFLSYDVILIMIRIFSLLIYSNILNYININDFYKFFLIYLVSNLFSPFIFIENKYHFCTLGFLGIALHQLFIGMLMGIAWKCVTACIFCIGEIISSQIGLSFSIVLDMKNQFYSLLISNLLNIFFLFSFFILNFHLYLVILFIKSFSIPFFNSIDIYQNVFLSLINFSNIIFLNAVHFSIPVLFLFLILYIAFMIFNRLDPNTSLFSSFSIFVLLVGIFILRYFIYNLYFFSSLLINNLLNYLSILFFKTKLN
- the fliP gene encoding flagellar type III secretion system pore protein FliP (The bacterial flagellar biogenesis protein FliP forms a type III secretion system (T3SS)-type pore required for flagellar assembly.); translation: MNISIQSFLLVSLLSFVPACLLMMTCFTRIIIVFSCLRNALGVPYSPPNQVLIGLSLFLTFFVMSPVIDKIYHTACIPLYKNEITLNSAIKKTLNPLCSFMLKQTRKSDISIFWGLAKIPYSMNKENIPIQILIPAFIISELKTAFQIGFTIFLPFLIVDLVIASILMSLGMVMIPPATISLPFKLILFVLSDGWRLLVLSLSKSFII
- a CDS encoding beta-ketoacyl synthase N-terminal-like domain-containing protein codes for the protein MRRIVITGFGVCSSLGCVESDIVKSLKEGISGISFSNEMKEYGLRSHVWGNISKNRFNEIPYRLLRFMNFSSMYSYIAMKDSISNSGLCKNIYMKNPRVGVIIGSGSSFIPIDSSFIKKKKYFYPVTPYSLIKSMPSSISACLGAFFEIYGINYSISSACATSAHCIGNAYELILSGKQDIIFAGGGEELSLNLAHQFDVMRVLSVNFNQQPNFSSRPFDNNRDGFVISGGSGVLVLEELHCALSRKANIYGEIIGYGSTCDGESVVHPSGDGFVRCMSEAIKNINGSVDYINAHGTSTKIGDIKELIAIKTVFQKYGIPYISSTKSISGHSLGASGAQEMIYIMLMLKYNFIAPSMNIESLDPIAKNMNIVRNSTNYNIKIAMSNSFGFGGTNVSLVIKRYP
- a CDS encoding flagellar biosynthetic protein FliQ; this translates as MMNKMGVYMSQDFFLILFKDSVKFAFLLSAPCLLASLFSGILISFFQSSMQISEQTLSFIPKIISVFLSCIFFGPWMLQVTVDYIKNIFYIISILK
- the rsmI gene encoding 16S rRNA (cytidine(1402)-2'-O)-methyltransferase — translated: MVPTPIGNLLDITYRSIDILKKVDYIITENKKHTSILLNYFFIKNKLLTLNIINEKKKTQDYINILKDGNNLALVSNAGTPVINDPGFLLIKYAYDNNIRVVPLPGSCAAITALSASGLQSNKFCYEGFLSKKKQLCQNQIKKLSEEKRTIILYESPKRLINTIKLIKKIMGKKRKILVAKEITKKWENIQRGAADKILDKISNDDNWKKGEITIIINGIKEKKIQSIPKKIFKIINIIKKETSVSSAIKIVSKIYGYPKNILYNAIINKFKKVD
- the ppa gene encoding inorganic diphosphatase, which codes for MNNINNIPSGKNAPHEIYVIIEIPAFSYPIKYEINKSFKALYVDRFIPTNMFYPCNYGFINQTLALDGDPLDVLIPTPYPIQSTSVIRCIPVGVLEMEDESGNDEKILAVPHKKITKEYKKIHDIDQISKSLKQQIIYFFENYKNLEKNKWTKVKGWKNFEEAKYIITKAINRYHIKNNNKKY
- the pmbA gene encoding metalloprotease PmbA, with translation MLSSYHAQQDLIVIKNNIQDMLLYLNKIVSSGMIEIKKTYCFILSSRYGIIDNIELYNYVNSLVTTYDNGRQSIVSSSDISINGIQKSINQSVNIVKYTQIDKNFGLPHYDLLFKNKKKINLFFPHVFNLDEIKDLVNKVDSSALRFDSKIINTEGSTFEYFINVRVLGNSFGWIGTYLSTYYCLSSCVVAGHNESMERDFFYTVSRDFYDLDDPERVGCSSAKKSLSKLHSRKIHTQISPVIFISDIAYKLFSYLVSAIQGYSVYKKSTFLLNFLNKKIFPSWLDISENPFLEKGLSSRLFDGEGVATVRRKIVEKGILKTWLLDTYTANQLKMNSTGHSGGICNWIVSGFQENCSFSELLITMNRGLLVTELLGDGVNIVTGNYSRGACGFWIEGGKIKYPVHEITISGNLLDMWNNISLMSNDVNKKNNIHSSSVLIDKMQISGN